ATGCCCTCGGGCGTCGCCGGGACCTTGATCATCAGGTTGTCACGGGCGACGTCGGCCGAGAGGCGGCGCGCCTCTTCGATCGTGCCCTCGGTGTCGTTCGCGAGATGGGGCGAGACCTCGAGCGACACGAAGCCGTCGCGACCCTCGCTGGCTTCCCAGATCGGACGGAGCACGTCGCAGCCGAGCTGGATGTCCTGGACGGCGAGCCGCTCGAACACGTCGAGGGCATCGCTCGCACCCTGACCGATCAGCGCGCGGGCCGCCGGGTCGTAGTCGCTCGTCTGGGCGATCGCCTTCTCGAAGATCGCGGGGTTCGAGGTGACGCCGCGGATGCCGCGCTCCTCGACCCAGCGGCGGAGCTCGCCGGAGAGCAGCAGGTCACGACTGATGTTGTCGAGCCAGATCGACTGGCCGTGCGCGTGGGCGAGGGCGATCGGCGACGCGGGGGGCGCGCCGCTCGAGTCCTTTGCGGGCATCGGATGGGAACCTCGGTTGGACGCGGGGATCGGGGGGAGGCGTCGAACGCGGCGCCAGTATACGCAGGTTCGGGGTCCTGCGGGACCCGCTCCCGCGGACCGGGCGCCCGAAACGAGACCCCCCGACGAGCGAAGCTCGCCGGGGGGTCCATCCCGTTCCATTCATGCCGAAATCGGCTCGGTTCTAGGCGGCGGCGACGTCGATCCTTCGCGGCCGGCTCTCGGCGCTCTTCGGCAGCCTGAGCTCGAGGACGCCGTCCCGCATCTTCGCGGACACCCCGTCGGCATCGATCTCGTCGGAGATGCGGAAGACGCGGTGGTACCCGCCCTCGCGGTATTCGGCGTAGCGGGGCTGGACGTCGTCGTTCGATTCGCTCACCCGCGCGTCGAGGGTCAGGACCCCCTTCTCGAGGTGGATGTCGACCGACTCTTCGCTGGCACCCGGGAGATCCGCGAGGATCACGAACGCGTCCGGGTGTTCGAGGATGTCGACGTCGGGCTTGAAGAGGAGGCCCGGCCGCGTGTCCTCGGTCAGGACTTCGGCCTTCTCGCGGGCCTGGATCTCGGAGGTCTGATGGGCACTCATGTTCGTCTCCTTCCTTGGGTGGAGTGGAGTGGGGTGGGGCTCGGGTCGCGCCTAACGCGTCTCGATCTCGATCTGTCGCGGCTGGAGGGCCGGCGACTTCGGGAGCTCGAGGGTCAGGACGCCGTTCTTGTGGCTCGCGCGGGCCCGATCGAAGTCGATCTCGGCCGGCAGCTCGAAGGCGCGCCGGAAGTTGCCGGACTGACGTTCGCGGCGATGGACGGCGACGCCGTCACCAGCGCTGTATTCGACCTTCCGCTGACCGGAGAGGGTGACCGTCGCGCCTTCGATCTGGACGTCGATGTCCTCGGGCGAGACGCCCGGGAGCTCGGCGGTCAGGACGTAGCCCTCTTCCGACTCGGAGAGGTTGACCGGCGGGTAGACGCCGCGGGGGCCGTGATAGGCCGCGTCGATCGATCGCATCGCCTGGTTCATCTCGCGCTGGAGCTCCCGGGCGAGACTCGGGAAGGGACGCGGGCTCCGGGTCGCGTGTCGCAGAAACGGGTTCATCGCAGTACTCCTCTTTCGTCGCTCCGCGCCGCGATTCCGAATCGCGGACACACGGGTCGACCTGTGGCGCCGGCAGGCGCTCGCTTTCGCCCCAACCTCGGGGCGGGTGCCTCGCTCGAGGATCACCGCCGCTCGGGCGGTGCCTTCGGGCACGCCACAATGGATTTTCACGCGCCCAGAGGTGTCAACCGAGCCGCGCGAAAAAATCTTCTCGGAGGGCTCAGAAGGCCGAGAAGGCCTCGAAGAAGCCGGGCCACGTCTTGGATACGCAACCCGGATCGAGGATCACGACCCCCGGGACCTTGAGACCCGCGAGGGCGAAGCTCATGGCCATGCGGTGGTCGTCGTAGGTCTCGATCTCCGCGCTGCGCATCGGGCGGGGCTCGATCCGCAGCCAGTCGTGACCGGCTTCGGCGTCGACGCCGAGCTTGCGAAGCTCGGTCTCGAGGGCGGCCAGCCGGTCCGTCTCCTTGATCCGGAGGTTGTACACGTTCCGGATCGTCGTCGGCCCGTCCGCGAAGCAGCACACGACCGCGTAGGCCAGGACCGCGTCGGGGAAGTCGTTCATGTCGATTTCGCCGAGCGCCCGGAGCGGGCCTTCGGGGCCGACGACCGTGACGGTGTCGCCGTCGCGGGTCACGCGGCAGCCCATCCGTTCGAGCAGGCCGAGCAGGTTGAAGTCCGCCTGCTGGGAGTCGTCGCGGATGCCGGCGACGGTCGCGCTCCCGCCGGCGATCGCGGCGGCCGAGAAGGGGTAGGCGGCGGACGAAGCGTCCGGCTCGATCGTGTAGTCGCGCGCGGTGTAGGGCTGGCCCGCTCGGACGACGAGGCGGTCGTCGTCGGTCCAGGCGGCGTCGGCGCCGAAGTCGCGCATGACCTCGAGGGTGAGATCGATGTAGGGACGGGAGACGATGATCCCGTCCTTGAAGGAGAGCTCGACGTCGCGGGCGGCGTAGGGCGCCGCCTGGAGCACCGCCGAGACGTACTGGCTCGAGCGGCTGCCGTCGATCAGGGCGGCGCCGCCGGGCAGACCGCCGCCGTGCAGGCGGATCGGGGGACAGTCGGACGCGCCCTCCATCGTCAGCTCGGCGCCGAGGCCGCGGAGCGCAGCGGCGAGGTCCGAGATCGGGCGCTCGCGCATGCGCGCGTTCCCGTCGACCACGATCGGGGCGTCGGCCAGCGTCAGCGCGGCGGTCAGGAAGCGGACCGTCGTCCCGGAGTTGCCGCAGTCGAGCGCATGATCCGGCGCGGTGAATCGGCCCCCGCGACCGTGCACGAGCCAGTCCTCGGCGCCGGTCCCGGGATCGGGCTCGACCCGCAGGCCGATTCCCATCGCTTCGAGGGCGCGGCGCATGACCACCGTATCGTCGGATTCGAGGCCGCCGCGGAGGCGGGACTCGCCGTCGGCGAGGGCGGCGAGCAGCAGGACGCGATTCGTGATGCTCTTGCTGCCCGGAACGACGGGGCGGGCCTCGATCGGGCCGCGGGGCTGGATCTCGAGGCGGTCGATCCGGTCCTTCTGGTCGTCGTCGGCGGCGGTCATGGGGTCCTTCCGAGCGGATCGGCTGCCCTTCGGGGTGACGCGCCGGCGAGCGCGCGCGAGAAGCTCCGAGCGGCGCGCAACGTAGCACGAGGCGCCCGCGCGGAGGCCTCTCCGTTGACACTCCCGAGGCCCTCCGCCACACTCCGGCACCGGTTGGATTCCATAGGTCTGGCGCTGAGTTAGACCTGATTCGCGCGGTCCCCGCTCCCGACCCTTCGAGGCGGGGGCGACCGCAAGCCCGGCGGCCTCGTCTCTCTTCGCGACTTCGCGGGAGAGGTCGGGTGATTGCCGATCGAGCCGGTCCGACCCGATCAGAATCGAGCAAGACGCTCTCGGGTGCGCGCAGGCCTTCCATTCGATGGAGCCAGAGCGGCCGCGCGCGCGGCTCGACGAGCGAAACTTCCCCTGCGTGGACGGGTCCGGCCCGCTCGCGCGAACAGCGACGCGCGCCGAATGAACGTGGGCCCCGACGGCCCGACCGACACTGGAGAGACAAGGTGCCGAAAGTCCTCATTTCCGATTCCCTGGCCGAGCAGGGCGTGACGGTCCTCGAGCAGGCCCCTGGCATCGAAGTGATCAACCGCCCCGGCGTCTCGCCGGACGAGCTCCTCGAGCTGATCGGCGACGTCGACGGCCTGGCGATCCGCTCGGGCACGAAGGTCACCAGCGACGTCCTCGCCGCGGCGAAGAACCTGCGGATCGTCGGCCGCGCGGGGATCGGCGTCGACAACGTCGACATCAACGCGGCGACCGAGCACGGCGTCGTCGTGGTGAACACGCCGGAAGGCAACAACATCACGACGGCGGAGCACGCGATCGCGTTGATCGTGTCCCTCGCGCGCCACATCCCGCAGGCCACCGCGTCGATGAAGGCCGGCAAGTGGGAGAAGAAGAAGTTCCAGGGCATGGAGCTCTACAACCGCACCCTCGGCGTGTTGGGCGCGGGCAACATCGGCCGCTTCGTCGTGTCCCGGGCCAAGGGCCTCGGCATGAAGGTGATCGTCCACGACCCCTACCTGACGGAAGAGGCCGCCGCGCGCCTGGAAGTCGAGCGCGTCGAGCTCGACGAGATGATGAGCCGCGCCGACGTCGTGACGGTCCACGTTCCCAAGACCAAGGACACGACCGGGATCCTCGGCGCCGCCGAGTTCGCGAAGGCGAAGCCGGGCCTGATCGTGATCAACGCCGCCCGCGGTGGGATCGTCGACGAGAAGGCTCTCCTCGATGCCCTCGAGTCGGGGCAGGTCGGGGCCGCCGGCCTCGACGTCTTCGTCGAGGAGCCGCCGCCGGAAGACCACCCGCTGGTGAACCATCCGAACGTGATCTGCACGCCGCATCTCGGTGCTTCGACCGAGCAGGCCCAGATCAACGTCGCCGTGGCCGTCGCCGAGCAGATCCGCGACTACCTCCTGAACGGCGAGGTCCGC
The sequence above is drawn from the bacterium genome and encodes:
- a CDS encoding Hsp20/alpha crystallin family protein, whose protein sequence is MSAHQTSEIQAREKAEVLTEDTRPGLLFKPDVDILEHPDAFVILADLPGASEESVDIHLEKGVLTLDARVSESNDDVQPRYAEYREGGYHRVFRISDEIDADGVSAKMRDGVLELRLPKSAESRPRRIDVAAA
- the aroA gene encoding 3-phosphoshikimate 1-carboxyvinyltransferase — translated: MTAADDDQKDRIDRLEIQPRGPIEARPVVPGSKSITNRVLLLAALADGESRLRGGLESDDTVVMRRALEAMGIGLRVEPDPGTGAEDWLVHGRGGRFTAPDHALDCGNSGTTVRFLTAALTLADAPIVVDGNARMRERPISDLAAALRGLGAELTMEGASDCPPIRLHGGGLPGGAALIDGSRSSQYVSAVLQAAPYAARDVELSFKDGIIVSRPYIDLTLEVMRDFGADAAWTDDDRLVVRAGQPYTARDYTIEPDASSAAYPFSAAAIAGGSATVAGIRDDSQQADFNLLGLLERMGCRVTRDGDTVTVVGPEGPLRALGEIDMNDFPDAVLAYAVVCCFADGPTTIRNVYNLRIKETDRLAALETELRKLGVDAEAGHDWLRIEPRPMRSAEIETYDDHRMAMSFALAGLKVPGVVILDPGCVSKTWPGFFEAFSAF
- the serA gene encoding phosphoglycerate dehydrogenase — encoded protein: MPKVLISDSLAEQGVTVLEQAPGIEVINRPGVSPDELLELIGDVDGLAIRSGTKVTSDVLAAAKNLRIVGRAGIGVDNVDINAATEHGVVVVNTPEGNNITTAEHAIALIVSLARHIPQATASMKAGKWEKKKFQGMELYNRTLGVLGAGNIGRFVVSRAKGLGMKVIVHDPYLTEEAAARLEVERVELDEMMSRADVVTVHVPKTKDTTGILGAAEFAKAKPGLIVINAARGGIVDEKALLDALESGQVGAAGLDVFVEEPPPEDHPLVNHPNVICTPHLGASTEQAQINVAVAVAEQIRDYLLNGEVRNSINVPSVSPEQAEAVAPYIDLGEKLGAFQGQLAQGRVDVVEVEYSGDVAELKVAPITIAVLKGILSSVREGVNLVNAAHIAQELGIKVIETKVARADDFASRVTVKVKGVVDRLVAGAVFHGDQPRIVRIDDFMLEAIPEGRTLLIHNHDQSGVVGRVGSILGEANINISRMQLALQESRGEACMLVNIDQDPGDAVLSSLRDADNMIAVQLLEL
- a CDS encoding Hsp20/alpha crystallin family protein, coding for MNPFLRHATRSPRPFPSLARELQREMNQAMRSIDAAYHGPRGVYPPVNLSESEEGYVLTAELPGVSPEDIDVQIEGATVTLSGQRKVEYSAGDGVAVHRRERQSGNFRRAFELPAEIDFDRARASHKNGVLTLELPKSPALQPRQIEIETR